Proteins encoded within one genomic window of Polycladomyces zharkentensis:
- a CDS encoding STAS domain-containing protein has product MNVSIKERQDSDSMTTLEITGEIDAFTAPQLKEKLMPLCRDSRVVYLDLSQVDYIDSTGLGVLIGAYKSLRAASGRLVITGGNPRLERLFRITGLNEIIEIEGTQEDE; this is encoded by the coding sequence ATGAACGTATCCATCAAAGAACGGCAGGATTCCGACAGTATGACGACATTGGAAATAACAGGCGAGATCGACGCCTTTACGGCCCCTCAACTGAAAGAAAAGCTGATGCCGCTTTGTCGTGACAGCCGTGTGGTGTATTTGGACTTATCGCAAGTGGATTATATCGACAGTACGGGATTGGGTGTCCTGATCGGTGCGTACAAGTCCTTGCGGGCTGCGTCGGGACGTCTCGTTATCACGGGGGGCAATCCGCGTTTGGAACGGTTGTTCCGGATCACCGGCTTGAATGAGATCATCGAGATTGAAGGGACGCAGGAGGACGAATGA
- the rsbW gene encoding anti-sigma B factor RsbW: MKDQPRDLIELTIPAKADYVGVVRLAISGIATRMGFSYDDIEDLKLAVAEACTNAVHHAYRGEGGEISICCNLYVDRLEIEIIDQGCSFDVSAVEAQAGPINGRIPYHALRERGLGLYLMKSLMDRVEIKGDNGVVVTLTKYIRRDEVEPDVDSPTETRSH; the protein is encoded by the coding sequence ATGAAAGATCAACCGAGGGACCTGATCGAGCTGACCATTCCGGCCAAAGCCGATTACGTGGGCGTAGTGCGTTTGGCTATTTCCGGAATCGCCACCCGTATGGGTTTCTCATATGATGACATTGAAGACTTGAAACTGGCGGTGGCGGAAGCGTGCACCAACGCAGTCCATCACGCGTATCGGGGAGAAGGCGGAGAAATCTCCATCTGTTGCAATCTGTACGTCGACCGTCTGGAAATTGAAATCATCGACCAAGGATGCAGCTTTGACGTATCGGCCGTCGAAGCCCAAGCGGGTCCGATCAACGGGCGGATCCCCTATCACGCCTTGCGCGAGCGAGGTTTGGGTCTCTATTTGATGAAGTCGCTGATGGATCGCGTGGAGATCAAAGGCGACAACGGTGTGGTGGTGACGTTGACGAAGTACATCAGGAGGGACGAGGTGGAACCAGATGTCGACTCGCCCACAGAAACCCGATCTCACTGA
- the sigB gene encoding RNA polymerase sigma factor SigB, translated as MSTRPQKPDLTDAEVLEKIRQYQENGDSAVQEELVTHYTELVETLASKFARGSEPYEDLVQVGMIGLLAALKRYDPAYGRSFEGFAVPTIVGEIKRYIRDKTWSVHVPRRIKELGPRIKKAVEELTSKLHRSPQIEEIAQYLNVTPEEVLETMEMGRSYNAISVDTPIEASNDGSQVTLLDIVGDEDEGYEHVDQRMLLEKALQVLTDREREIIRMTFYENMSQKQAGERLGISQMHVSRLQRRALRKLRESLRLEPSECM; from the coding sequence ATGTCGACTCGCCCACAGAAACCCGATCTCACTGACGCAGAGGTGTTGGAGAAGATTCGTCAGTACCAGGAGAACGGTGACAGTGCCGTTCAGGAAGAATTGGTCACCCATTACACGGAGCTGGTGGAGACCTTGGCGTCCAAATTCGCCCGGGGAAGTGAACCTTACGAAGACCTCGTGCAAGTGGGGATGATTGGCCTCTTGGCTGCATTGAAGCGGTATGATCCCGCCTATGGCAGGAGTTTTGAGGGATTTGCCGTGCCCACGATCGTCGGAGAAATCAAACGGTACATCCGTGACAAAACGTGGAGCGTGCATGTGCCGCGCCGCATCAAAGAGCTGGGACCGCGCATCAAAAAAGCAGTGGAAGAGCTGACTTCAAAACTGCATCGATCTCCGCAAATCGAGGAAATCGCTCAATATCTCAACGTCACTCCCGAGGAAGTATTGGAAACGATGGAGATGGGACGCAGTTACAACGCCATTTCCGTCGACACTCCGATCGAGGCGAGCAATGACGGCTCCCAGGTGACGCTGTTGGACATCGTGGGAGACGAAGATGAAGGTTATGAGCATGTGGACCAGCGCATGCTGTTGGAGAAAGCGTTACAGGTATTGACTGATCGCGAGCGGGAAATCATCCGTATGACATTTTACGAAAATATGAGCCAGAAACAGGCTGGAGAACGGCTTGGCATTTCCCAGATGCACGTATCCCGTCTTCAGCGGCGAGCCTTGCGGAAACTAAGAGAATCGCTGCGGCTGGAACCTTCGGAATGCATGTGA
- a CDS encoding Tex family protein — protein MQVQEMFRLIAEELGIQAKQVQAGVELMEEGNTIPFIARYRKERTGELDEEQLRAIADRYQYLVQLNQRKEEVIRLIDEQGKLTDELKARILQAVKLQEVEDLYRPFRPKRKTRASVAKERGLEPLAEAMLQAKSEAEITALAPQFVNEEKEVKTPEEALAGAMDIIAEALSDDAEVRKWVREYTWKHGVLVSSAKDPDVRSVYEMYYDYREPVHKMPSHRILAVNRGEREEILRVQVEVEDGPILERLYRWFPVPPHDYLRQAAEDAYKRLIAPSIEREIRSAMTEKAEEQAIHIFSENLRHLLLQPPVRGKTVLGVDPAYRTGCKLAVVDDTGKLLHVGVVYPTPPQNKVAEAKATVKRIVEDYGVDLIAIGNGTASRETEAFVAELIREMDRELYYVIVNEAGASVYSASKLAREEFPDLDAAQRSAVSIARRLQDPLAELVKIEPKAVGVGQYQHDVSQKRLAESLTAVVESAVNHVGVDVNTASVSLLQYVSGISAAVAKNIVKRREEQGRYRNREELKEVPRLGAKTFEQCIGFLRIPDGENPLDRTPIHPESYPVVERLLAVLDSQPEEIGTESLNQKLRQVDVEATAERLDCGVPTLRDIISALLRPGRDPRDELPAPIFRSDVLKPEDLKPGMQLKGTVRNVVDFGVFVDIGLKNDGLVHISKMSERYVRHPMDLVSVGDIVDVWVLKVDLERERVGLSMIPVSAEETE, from the coding sequence ATGCAGGTTCAAGAGATGTTCCGTCTGATTGCTGAAGAGTTGGGCATTCAGGCCAAACAAGTGCAGGCCGGCGTTGAGTTGATGGAGGAAGGCAACACCATTCCCTTCATCGCCCGTTACCGAAAAGAGCGAACGGGTGAGCTGGACGAGGAACAGTTGCGTGCGATCGCAGATCGTTATCAATATCTCGTTCAGTTGAATCAACGCAAAGAAGAAGTCATCCGGCTGATCGACGAACAGGGCAAGTTGACGGACGAATTGAAAGCGCGTATTCTGCAGGCGGTCAAGTTGCAGGAAGTGGAAGACTTGTATCGACCGTTCCGCCCCAAACGGAAAACACGTGCCTCCGTGGCCAAAGAGCGCGGTTTGGAACCGTTGGCCGAGGCGATGCTGCAGGCGAAAAGCGAAGCGGAAATAACCGCTTTGGCCCCGCAGTTTGTCAATGAGGAAAAAGAGGTGAAAACGCCGGAAGAGGCGCTGGCCGGGGCGATGGACATTATCGCTGAAGCGTTGTCCGATGACGCCGAGGTGCGCAAATGGGTGCGGGAGTACACCTGGAAACACGGGGTGCTGGTCTCCTCGGCCAAAGATCCGGACGTGCGAAGCGTCTATGAAATGTATTACGATTATCGTGAACCTGTACATAAAATGCCTTCCCACCGCATTTTGGCGGTGAACCGCGGCGAACGCGAGGAAATCCTGCGCGTGCAGGTGGAAGTGGAAGATGGCCCGATCCTGGAACGGTTGTACCGGTGGTTTCCCGTTCCGCCGCACGACTATCTGCGTCAGGCGGCGGAAGATGCATACAAACGGCTGATCGCCCCGTCGATCGAGCGCGAAATTCGCTCGGCCATGACGGAAAAAGCGGAGGAACAGGCGATTCATATCTTTTCGGAAAATCTGCGACACCTGTTGTTGCAACCGCCGGTGCGCGGCAAAACCGTACTGGGTGTTGATCCCGCTTACCGCACGGGTTGCAAGCTGGCCGTGGTGGACGATACAGGAAAATTGCTTCATGTCGGCGTGGTCTACCCCACCCCGCCGCAGAACAAAGTGGCGGAAGCCAAAGCCACCGTCAAGCGGATCGTGGAAGACTACGGCGTCGATTTGATCGCCATCGGAAACGGGACGGCATCCCGGGAGACGGAAGCGTTTGTCGCGGAGCTGATCCGTGAGATGGACCGGGAATTGTACTACGTGATCGTCAATGAAGCCGGAGCCAGCGTCTATTCCGCATCCAAACTGGCACGGGAGGAGTTTCCCGACTTGGACGCGGCACAGCGGAGCGCCGTTTCGATCGCCCGCCGTTTGCAGGACCCGTTGGCGGAATTGGTGAAAATCGAGCCCAAAGCCGTCGGTGTGGGGCAGTACCAGCATGATGTGTCTCAAAAACGGTTGGCGGAAAGCTTGACTGCCGTAGTGGAATCGGCAGTGAACCACGTGGGTGTGGATGTCAACACCGCATCCGTTTCCCTGTTGCAGTATGTATCGGGCATCAGTGCAGCGGTGGCCAAAAACATTGTGAAAAGGCGCGAAGAACAAGGGCGCTACCGCAATCGGGAAGAGCTGAAGGAAGTTCCCCGTCTGGGTGCCAAAACGTTTGAGCAGTGTATCGGCTTTTTGCGTATTCCCGATGGTGAAAACCCGTTGGACCGCACGCCCATCCACCCCGAATCGTATCCGGTGGTGGAACGGCTGTTGGCGGTGTTGGACAGCCAACCGGAAGAGATCGGAACCGAGTCGCTCAACCAAAAGTTGCGACAGGTTGATGTGGAGGCGACGGCCGAACGTCTGGATTGCGGCGTCCCCACTCTACGTGACATCATCTCCGCTTTGCTCCGTCCCGGACGGGACCCGCGCGATGAACTGCCGGCCCCGATTTTCCGCTCTGACGTATTGAAGCCGGAGGATTTGAAACCGGGGATGCAACTGAAAGGCACCGTGCGCAATGTGGTCGATTTCGGCGTGTTTGTGGATATCGGATTGAAAAACGACGGATTGGTGCACATCTCCAAAATGAGTGAACGGTATGTGCGTCACCCGATGGATCTTGTCTCGGTGGGAGACATTGTTGACGTTTGGGTGCTGAAGGTGGACCTGGAACGGGAACGCGTCGGTCTCAGCATGATCCCGGTATCGGCGGAAGAAACGGAGTGA
- a CDS encoding DUF5132 domain-containing protein, translated as MIWKSMDKWIVGTALILAVPAILPIAKQVSQPMRQRGNYVWNRMKEEMEDFIAEAQFERMKKRLNRELDMLP; from the coding sequence ATGATATGGAAATCAATGGACAAATGGATTGTCGGAACAGCTCTGATCCTGGCCGTTCCGGCGATTCTCCCTATTGCAAAGCAAGTAAGTCAGCCAATGCGGCAACGAGGAAACTATGTATGGAACAGGATGAAAGAAGAGATGGAAGACTTCATTGCGGAAGCTCAGTTTGAGCGAATGAAAAAACGGTTGAACCGGGAACTGGATATGCTTCCGTAA